In Danaus plexippus chromosome 17, MEX_DaPlex, whole genome shotgun sequence, one DNA window encodes the following:
- the LOC133319324 gene encoding ribonuclease H-like, giving the protein MLPEHVAQLHLPEHLIYTDGSKSDDGVGAAYTYWRDGVEVRTRRLRLEPMCTVFQAELLAIARATDLVVERNFASAAVLSDSRSSLDLIRNPDTRHPLATHIRKNIRELQGRGKTLRFFWVKAHVGIPGNERADELARLAARLGSPRL; this is encoded by the coding sequence ATGCTCCCCGAACATGTAGCCCAGCTACACCTTCCCGAGCATCTGATTTACACTGACGGTAGTAAGTCTGATGACGGGGTCGGGGCAGCGTACACTTATTGGCGGGATGGGGTCGAGGTCCGGACGAGACGGTTGAGGCTGGAGCCGATGTGCACCGTCTTTCAGGCGGAGTTGCTAGCGATAGCCAGGGCTACGGACCTGGTTGTCGAGAGGAACTTCGCCAGCGCGGCGGTGCTAAGCGACTCCCGTTCTTCGCTGGACTTGATCCGGAACCCGGACACGCGCCATCCCCTCGCTACCCATATTCGGAAGAATATTAGGGAGTTGCAGGGGAGGGGTAAAACCCTCCGGTTCTTTTGGGTGAAGGCTCACGTCGGGATACCCGGCAACGAGCGCGCCGACGAATTGGCCAGGCTGGCGGCCAGGCTAGGGTCGCCCCGCCTATGA